A stretch of Paenibacillus peoriae DNA encodes these proteins:
- a CDS encoding sialidase family protein produces MPLNFQVTPSGLPKFEPSVAVNLLNPNIVIAVAVDFSSGPPLIGLYRSLDAGANWTDTLLPIPPGYTGAEAGMVAYLFPNIFIVSAHVFPGNENGAIVIYRSTDDGASFAPPVVINPGYGDYINNDWTNITTDNAGASPYLGHVYVTYNRQYNVDFNAQSAAFYQRSTDGGLTWDRPLMLSNIQSSTERPEPAVDKYGSVYVSWIRTGPQTPAFFIRRSFDGGATFSGDILVSNITLVPNPLPVPGYDFRILNFPSLAADCSGVPSTTNTLYAVWQDFGQGYSNILLSKSSDFGGTWSAPVIVTDSPPGSQNFFPAISVSPKTGLVVVVYYTNRVDGFNLDVFAAESSDGGNTFTNSRLTTTSFNPNVGGGESELIGDYIDVAIVPPNSYISVWTDTRTGSLTIFAGVPGGGA; encoded by the coding sequence GAATATTGTTATAGCTGTAGCTGTTGATTTTAGCAGTGGGCCTCCCTTGATTGGACTGTATCGCTCATTGGATGCCGGAGCGAACTGGACGGATACTTTACTGCCAATTCCACCGGGATATACAGGAGCCGAGGCAGGAATGGTAGCCTATCTGTTCCCCAATATTTTTATCGTATCCGCGCATGTATTTCCGGGCAATGAAAACGGGGCTATCGTGATCTATCGCTCTACGGACGATGGAGCCTCTTTTGCTCCTCCCGTGGTCATTAACCCGGGCTATGGAGATTACATTAATAATGACTGGACTAATATTACGACGGATAATGCGGGGGCAAGTCCCTATCTCGGGCACGTCTATGTCACGTATAACCGCCAATATAATGTGGATTTTAATGCTCAATCTGCGGCCTTTTACCAGCGTTCCACCGATGGAGGACTAACTTGGGACCGACCGTTAATGCTCTCCAATATCCAATCCTCCACGGAGCGGCCTGAGCCTGCGGTCGACAAATATGGAAGCGTATATGTCAGTTGGATTCGTACGGGACCGCAAACACCAGCTTTTTTTATCCGACGCTCCTTTGATGGAGGGGCAACCTTCAGCGGGGATATTCTCGTATCCAATATAACGCTTGTGCCCAATCCTTTGCCCGTTCCTGGTTATGACTTTCGGATATTGAATTTCCCCAGCTTGGCCGCGGACTGCTCGGGTGTGCCTTCCACAACAAATACGCTATATGCCGTGTGGCAGGACTTTGGTCAGGGATACAGCAATATTTTGTTGTCCAAATCAAGCGATTTTGGCGGTACCTGGAGTGCTCCGGTCATTGTGACAGACAGCCCGCCCGGCTCGCAAAATTTTTTCCCTGCAATTTCAGTGTCGCCCAAGACGGGACTGGTCGTTGTCGTGTACTATACCAATCGCGTGGACGGCTTTAATCTGGATGTGTTCGCCGCAGAGTCGTCCGATGGAGGTAACACCTTTACGAACAGTCGTCTCACGACGACCTCCTTTAACCCGAATGTCGGTGGAGGCGAATCAGAGCTGATCGGTGATTATATTGATGTCGCCATTGTACCGCCGAACAGCTATATTTCCGTCTGGACAGATACGCGCACAGGCAGTTTGACGATATTTGCGGGTGTACCGGGGGGTGGAGCCTGA